The proteins below come from a single Halostagnicola larsenii XH-48 genomic window:
- a CDS encoding TIGR01548 family HAD-type hydrolase, with product MDADAVVLDIDGVLVDVENSYRRAIIESVERVYDRTIRKADIQQFKDAGGFNNDWELTYAAALYVLATEEGYRGSIDEFTDDIAENGGGLEAATTVVREEIGATATQRVTDRWDRDQLRDVFQQLYLGSDLYRGLEGGEPDSETRGFIHDEPVLLEAETRERLTDDYDVGVVTGRPEAEAEIALERVGLEIGPDDRFTMDDWEEGKPHPRALTTLAAKFEAETVVFVGDTLDDVRTAVNASEADPDRTYHGIGVLTGGLTGDDGRRKYESEGASLVLESVNELPDALEE from the coding sequence ATCGACGCCGACGCGGTCGTCCTCGATATCGACGGCGTGCTCGTCGACGTCGAAAACTCCTACCGGCGGGCGATAATCGAGTCCGTCGAGCGGGTCTACGACCGAACCATTCGGAAGGCGGACATTCAGCAGTTCAAGGACGCCGGCGGGTTCAACAACGACTGGGAACTCACGTACGCCGCGGCGCTGTACGTGCTGGCGACCGAGGAAGGCTATCGCGGTTCGATCGACGAGTTCACCGACGACATCGCCGAAAACGGCGGGGGCCTCGAGGCCGCGACGACGGTCGTCCGCGAGGAGATCGGCGCGACTGCGACCCAGCGCGTGACCGATCGCTGGGACCGCGACCAGCTTCGGGACGTCTTTCAGCAACTCTACCTCGGAAGCGACCTCTACCGCGGGCTCGAGGGCGGCGAACCCGATAGCGAGACGCGCGGATTCATCCACGACGAGCCGGTGTTGCTCGAGGCGGAGACCCGAGAGCGACTGACCGACGACTACGACGTGGGCGTCGTGACCGGGCGACCGGAGGCCGAAGCCGAAATCGCCCTCGAGCGGGTCGGCCTCGAGATCGGTCCCGACGATCGATTCACGATGGACGACTGGGAGGAGGGAAAACCGCACCCCCGCGCGCTGACCACCCTCGCGGCGAAGTTCGAGGCCGAGACCGTCGTCTTCGTCGGCGACACGCTCGACGACGTGCGGACGGCCGTCAACGCGAGCGAGGCGGATCCGGATCGAACCTACCACGGGATCGGCGTTCTCACCGGCGGGTTGACCGGCGACGACGGGCGTCGAAAGTACGAATCCGAGGGCGCATCGCTCGTCCTCGAGTCGGTAAACGAGTTGCCCGACGCGCTCGAGGAGTAG
- a CDS encoding FAD-dependent oxidoreductase: MSGTFRRPNDDLPGEPTSPWLASTLEGEYAPLESNRSVDVAVVGAGIAGLSTAMELRERGKSVVVLERDRVGAGVTGKSTAKLTSQHGLIYDHLRREFGRGAARQYATVNERAIDIVEDRIDGLEIDCGFERRPSYLYGDEPDAIEREADAAAMAGLEATEVRSVPPFERASAALRFDDQAWFHPRRYLLALAEEIHESDVESTHDDGDDADESAGSNGETGVYERTRVTGVEPGSPCRLRTERGATVTAGRVVLATGYPILDRAGYFTRMHPKRSYVLGLRIRGEPPAAMYYRPGEPYRSVRTHHDREGDGPLVLVGGENHKTGQGGSTADRYRRLERWARERFAVESIDYRWSTQDYVTADRVPFVGRAGVAAENVFVATGFRGWGMTNGVAAGRLLAKLVDSERPPEADLFDPLRFTPKPSAADAITENADAASQFATDWLRTLFGPSLESIARGEGRVVRDGPKPTAIARDADGDLHAVSAVCPHTYCVVDWNDAECSWDCPCHGSRFDPDGTLLEGPATDDLPTRDSGPPSDPDR, encoded by the coding sequence ATGTCCGGCACCTTCAGGCGGCCCAACGACGACCTCCCCGGCGAGCCGACCTCGCCCTGGCTCGCGAGCACGCTCGAGGGCGAATACGCACCGCTCGAGTCGAACCGATCGGTCGACGTGGCCGTCGTCGGCGCGGGAATCGCCGGCCTCTCGACGGCGATGGAGCTTCGAGAACGCGGGAAATCGGTCGTCGTCCTCGAGCGCGACCGGGTTGGAGCGGGCGTCACCGGGAAGTCGACGGCGAAGCTGACGAGCCAGCACGGGTTGATCTACGACCACCTCCGCCGGGAGTTCGGGCGCGGGGCCGCTCGGCAGTACGCAACGGTAAACGAGCGAGCGATCGATATCGTCGAGGACAGGATCGACGGCCTCGAGATCGATTGCGGGTTCGAGCGCCGGCCGTCGTACCTCTACGGCGACGAACCGGACGCGATCGAACGGGAGGCAGACGCGGCCGCGATGGCCGGGCTCGAGGCGACCGAAGTGCGGTCGGTTCCGCCGTTCGAGCGGGCGTCAGCGGCGCTGCGGTTCGACGACCAGGCGTGGTTTCACCCGCGGCGATACCTGCTCGCGCTCGCCGAGGAAATCCACGAGTCGGACGTCGAATCGACACACGATGACGGGGACGACGCCGACGAGAGCGCGGGTTCGAACGGCGAAACGGGGGTCTACGAACGCACTCGGGTGACCGGTGTCGAGCCGGGGAGTCCGTGTCGACTCCGAACGGAGCGGGGCGCGACAGTCACGGCCGGTCGCGTCGTCCTCGCGACCGGCTATCCGATCCTCGATCGGGCGGGCTATTTCACCAGAATGCACCCGAAGCGGTCCTACGTGCTGGGCTTGCGGATTCGGGGCGAACCGCCGGCGGCAATGTACTACCGACCCGGAGAGCCCTACCGTTCGGTGCGGACGCACCACGACCGCGAGGGAGATGGACCGCTCGTGCTGGTCGGCGGCGAGAACCACAAGACCGGACAGGGCGGGTCGACCGCGGATCGGTACCGACGCCTCGAGCGCTGGGCGCGCGAGCGATTCGCCGTCGAATCGATCGACTACCGGTGGTCAACACAGGACTACGTGACCGCGGATCGCGTGCCGTTCGTCGGTCGCGCCGGCGTCGCCGCCGAGAACGTCTTCGTCGCGACCGGGTTTCGCGGCTGGGGGATGACAAACGGCGTCGCCGCGGGACGACTGCTCGCGAAGCTGGTCGACAGCGAGCGCCCGCCCGAAGCCGACCTGTTCGATCCGCTACGGTTCACGCCCAAACCCTCGGCGGCCGACGCGATCACGGAGAACGCGGACGCCGCGAGCCAGTTCGCGACCGACTGGCTGCGAACGCTGTTCGGGCCCAGCCTCGAGTCGATCGCACGCGGCGAGGGCCGAGTCGTCCGCGACGGGCCGAAGCCGACCGCGATCGCGCGCGACGCCGACGGCGACCTCCACGCCGTCTCCGCGGTCTGTCCCCACACCTACTGCGTCGTCGACTGGAACGACGCCGAATGTAGCTGGGACTGCCCGTGTCACGGCTCGCGGTTCGACCCGGACGGGACGCTTCTCGAGGGGCCGGCGACGGACGACCTGCCGACCCGAGATTCCGGGCCACCGTCCGATCCGGACCGATGA
- a CDS encoding glycerophosphodiester phosphodiesterase — protein MADPAVIAHRGFAGVVPENTVAAARNVAEHTDASLLEMDVQPAACGTPVVIHDERLEGTRDGRPLTDAEGLVWETDLETIRNASVLGTAEPVPTLAELLEAIPETMAVNVELKNPGTAAIRFGESLPEDDRGERKAIWKPFVQRVVADCDAFAGELLFSSFCEGALAAVRDIAPAYAAAPLIWDDLEAGLEIARRYDCEAIHPPRNAIAGTGLAETEYAGLSSGDEPAIDLLEAAHDDGRAVNVWTAETWTQFDQLAEAGVDGIIADYPGLGTVSSQ, from the coding sequence ATGGCCGACCCCGCCGTCATCGCCCACCGCGGATTCGCCGGCGTCGTTCCCGAAAATACCGTCGCCGCGGCACGCAACGTAGCCGAGCACACCGACGCGTCGCTGCTCGAGATGGACGTTCAACCTGCAGCCTGTGGTACCCCCGTGGTAATCCACGACGAACGACTCGAGGGAACCCGCGACGGGCGGCCGCTGACGGACGCCGAGGGCCTCGTCTGGGAGACCGACCTCGAGACGATTCGGAACGCGAGCGTCCTCGGAACCGCCGAACCCGTGCCGACGCTCGCGGAGCTTCTCGAGGCGATTCCGGAGACGATGGCAGTCAACGTCGAACTGAAAAACCCTGGTACGGCGGCGATTCGCTTCGGCGAATCGCTCCCCGAAGACGACCGCGGGGAGCGAAAAGCGATCTGGAAGCCGTTCGTCCAACGCGTCGTCGCCGACTGCGACGCTTTCGCCGGCGAACTCCTCTTTTCGTCGTTCTGTGAGGGCGCGCTCGCGGCCGTTCGCGATATCGCGCCGGCTTACGCCGCCGCTCCGCTGATATGGGACGACCTCGAGGCCGGCCTCGAAATCGCTCGTCGGTACGACTGCGAGGCGATCCACCCGCCGCGAAACGCCATCGCGGGAACGGGACTGGCGGAAACGGAGTACGCCGGACTCTCGAGCGGTGACGAGCCGGCTATCGATCTTCTCGAGGCCGCACACGACGACGGCCGGGCGGTGAACGTCTGGACCGCCGAGACGTGGACCCAGTTCGACCAGCTCGCCGAGGCGGGCGTCGACGGGATCATCGCCGACTATCCCGGACTGGGGACGGTCTCGAGCCAGTGA